The nucleotide window CTAAGCGAGAGTGCTACGTCTCTCGAGAAACAGCTGCAATAGTAGTCAATAAATACAGCTGATAAGGACTACCACGCGTGTGGTGGAGGAGCTGTCCCGTGAGGCTCTGAATAATCAAACCAACATGAGAAAAAGTAATAGTAAGTGGATGATCAATCACAAGCTGAGTAATAGATAGTAAGTTCTTGGCTAGGCCAGGAACTACTAAGACATGTCTAAGTGTGATGGTACTACTAGATAAGCGCAAATGAGCAAAACCAATATGAGATATAGCAAGAGATGTACCGTCACCAATAACAACCTGATCAGTACCGGTATAAGGACCCGAATAAAAAACAAGTGATAGCTCACCAGTCATATGTGCGGAAGCTCCTGAATCTGGAATCCACGAGTCAACCAAATCGCATGCGGATGACAAGTCGGCTACAAACCCAAACTGACCAGTAACACCAGAATTCACTGGGCCAGAACTTGAAACACCAGAAGGCCCACTAACTAATCCAGTAACAGAATGAGCCCAGTTCGCAAAGTGATTTGGGCCAAAAGCTGATCCAATaccactattattattattatttgggCTATGTACATCAGTAACAGTAGGGACAGGCCCAAGAACACCCGGTAAACCACTAGGGATATTATAACTCGGTGAAAGCCCAGAAACATTAGAACCAGTGTCTCCAAGTAATCGTGAATCAGGTCTTCCCTCAACTTGACCTGGTATACTTCCCCCAAAATAAGGAACCCTAAATCCAAAATTCGATCCATAACAATCTGCGACATGTGCGCTATAACCTCTAATTCCATCAGCAGACCACCGATTTGATGATTGATTAAAGCCTCCTCGTTGATTTCCGTATCTACCACCACTACGACCACCACGTGGCCTCCAACGTCCACCAGAATTGAACCGGTGATAACGATTACTAGCACGGTGTCCAGGTTTGTCACAAATTTGACATACAATAGTCATTTGAGAAGAGGAATCAGTGTGTGGTGGAGGTGGTCGTACAGTCATGGCTGCCATGGCAGCTATTGGAACAGAGTGTGAGACTTGACTTTGTTTTAGACGAGATTCAAAGGTCAGCAATTTTGCTCTGAGTTGAGAGAATGTTGGTTTTGAATCTGAATTTTCAATATTTGTGACAAACATTCGAAAATCTGAGTGTAAACCATTTAGGATTTGTAATATCAAACTTTGCTTTGTGATTCGATCACCTAGAGCAATCAACTGATCAAATAAACTTTTTGTCTCATCGCAAAAATGAATCACTGATTTATCTTCTTGTTTTAAACAATGAAACTGAGTTCGAATGTAATTTTGATTAGCGAATACCTGCTGTGTAAACAACTCTTCATGTTTTTGCCATAACTCTGCAGATCTAGAAGAATCTCGAGCCAAATGAATCAGCGATGAAGACAAGTTTGCAAAGATGAAAGCTGATACATATGCATCTGATTTGTCCCAAGCAGTTCTAGCTTCCTCAGATTCCGGTGGATCACAATTGATATTAAGGTGTTGAAGAAGACCTAATGTCTTCAAAATCAGAGTTATTTGATGCTTCCAGTTCAGGTAATTTGTTTCATCAAGTTTGATCGGCATTAGATTCATAACATTCTGAAATGGATTCGAATTTGATGTAGTAATTGTTGAAGTTCGAGAATGAGAAACTGACATAGTGAATTACAGATCAAAGGATTGAAGAACAGAAAGATTGGAGAAGAAAACAGAGAAATCggagaagaaagagaaagaagaatggCCGGAGAAATGATCGGAAATGGAGAGAATGGAAGGATCTGGAaactatggctctgataccatgaagAAATGGTTCAGGCTCATATCATAAcagaaaatgaaaggttagttATGTTTACAACAAAC belongs to Helianthus annuus cultivar XRQ/B chromosome 5, HanXRQr2.0-SUNRISE, whole genome shotgun sequence and includes:
- the LOC110942765 gene encoding uncharacterized protein LOC110942765, which gives rise to MSVSHSRTSTITTSNSNPFQNVMNLMPIKLDETNYLNWKHQITLILKTLGLLQHLNINCDPPESEEARTAWDKSDAYVSAFIFANLSSSLIHLARDSSRSAELWQKHEELFTQQVFANQNYIRTQFHCLKQEDKSVIHFCDETKSLFDQLIALGDRITKQSLILQILNGLHSDFRMFVTNIENSDSKPTFSQLRAKLLTFESRLKQSQVSHSVPIAAMAAMTVRPPPPHTDSSSQMTIVCQICDKPGHRASNRYHRFNSGGRWRPRGGRSGGRYGNQRGGFNQSSNRWSADGIRGYSAHVADCYGSNFGFRVPYFGGSIPGQVEGRPDSRLLGDTGSNVSGLSPSYNIPSGLPGVLGPVPTVTDVHSPNNNNNSGIGSAFGPNHFANWAHSVTGLVSGPSGVSSSGPVNSGVTGQFGFVADLSSACDLVDSWIPDSGASAHMTGELSLVFYSGPYTGTDQVVIGDGTSLAISHIGFAHLRLSSSTITLRHVLVVPGLAKNLLSITQLVIDHPLTITFSHVGLIIQSLTGQLLHHTRGSPYQLYLLTTIAAVSRET